In a genomic window of Malaclemys terrapin pileata isolate rMalTer1 chromosome 17, rMalTer1.hap1, whole genome shotgun sequence:
- the LOC128825067 gene encoding uncharacterized protein LOC128825067 isoform X2 yields MGSSFPVLLSPDPQQVLQAVQGLVAGLHKDKGGMLEVFLGDAECEEYLGALCSLLAAPKVRLCSNVAYILGTIAEKESGAARLVALAGSGSKGLLDSLSAMLTWDDPEAVMNAAGTLGSLAETGPSRRWLLQAPKADEIIEKLTALLGSADEGTASNAALVLARITGSQEGCVKLLGHPHSQHLLRQLITSLTAEEAGCSMNAAFTLGRLCDTDLGLQQLFALPEVSSMIHALVSMMASAEAGGSRNACFALSCLAANKEGHDHVLQSPAFPRALDTLCRLLRAKEQESSWFAAMTLRVLASQPKGVMTLREHPELEPLLQEVAASETVGEELLEEVTGTLAKLRRLPKPPPPEAKVLDSGSIQVAWESFRPQSSLEVNYRLYEGGALLYRGPALSYAFAGSGPCQEYCFQLCLEARGDRGPCSDVTVLPREEPVPSCPLDFRVTARMATQLKVSWAPPAEPSGPIKHYTVYREETLVGSTPELSCVVGGLAPAASYRLSVCACTSKAQGEKATLLTKTMSLRGHAPERLTLVVLGRSEIFVTWDVPKAPLGRFFNYELCLNGEVVYLGTARSYMARRLRANTAYTCTVSALTSAGRCVSQPVTKRTPRDEYSDLSRCHYPSPGSGQPATASAPSETPEIPQEPGRGRGNAGESLKPSPARTPRAPLLLSRRASKCWEIKTSANPAATPRREPALSCSRQPSQATRAASPAKAAPLPRQRAPDAKSLPRQTALRPSGENSSAKPGTPSKTLFPEVPAISVQLATVLPLGHPAWQSSPGPSAVPVSLQLSRDLERRKPRQAASGQQGPGYGHPPVLESLGQEQLRAPLGSQLLRGLQRPKPQTRTGRGCSRLLPAKTTVPLGVSHKGNASLHPAVVPTRALCPRRRDGCGNGAGFNAEQTREDVASGRGHPRLPLLCLSDWLAGLSRRAPQHGSCQGLSVLERERTWRALMSRFPAGPRSFPTNPLPAMIRRPSGQTPQGMLLGDHLLTQARAAPEGRCGRGQLHPLAPRPQRGDKSLQWKAAMKSRNRGPLDEKLRPELLVLVGAAMAVP; encoded by the exons ATGGGCAGTTCCTTCCCCGTGCTGCTTTCCCCAGACCCCCAGCAGGTGCTGCAGGCCGTGCAGGGCCTAGTGGCTGGTCTGCACAAGGACAAAGGAGGCATGCTGGAGGTTTTCTTGGGAGACGCTGAGTGCGAAGAGTATCTGGGGGCTCTTTGTAGTCTCCTGGCTGCTCCCAAAGTCAG GCTGTGCAGCAACGTCGCCTACATCCTGGGCACCATCGCCGAGAAGGAGAGCGGGGCGGCACGCCTGGTGGCACTGGCAGGCTCGGGCTCCAAGGGGCTCCTGGATAGCCTGAGCGCCATGCTGACCTGGGACGACCCAGAGGCTGTGATGAATGCGGCAGGTACCCTGGGCTCCCTG GCGGAAACAGGTCCCAGCCGGCGATGGCTGCTCCAAGCCCCGAAAGCTGATGAGATTATTGAGAAGCTCACGGCGCTGCTGGGCTCGGCTGACGAAGGCACGGCAAGCAACGCTGCCCTAGTGCTGGCCCGAATCACTGGCTCCCAGGAGGGCTGCGTGAAACTGCTgggccacccccactcccagcacctcctgagaCAGCTGATCACTTCCCTGACGGCAGAGGAAGCAG GCTGCAGCATGAACGCTGCCTTCACGCTGGGGCGCCTGTGTGACACGGACCTCGGCCTGCAGCAGCTCTTTGCCCTCCCTGAAGTCTCCAGCATG ATCCATGCCCTGGTGTCCATGATGGCCAGCGCGGAGGCAGGAGGGAGCCGGAACGCCTGCTTTGCTCTCAGCTGCCTGGCTGCCAACAAGGAGGGGCATGACCACGTGCTGCAGAGCCCTGCCTTCCCCCGGGCTCTGGATACGCTGTGCCGCCTGCTTCGCGCCAAGGAGCAGGAGTCCTCCTGGTTTGCTGCCAT GACCCTGCGTGTGCTCGCCAGCCAGCCCAAGGGGGTGATGACACTAAGAGAACACCCAGAGCTGGAACCCCTCCTGCAG GAAGTGGCTGCCTCAGAGACAGTAGGAGAAGAGCTGCTAGAGGAAGTGACCGGCACCCTGGCCAAGCTCCGGCGCCTCCCGAAACCCCCACCCCCGGAAGCCAAAGTTCTGGATTCTGGTTCCATCCAGGTGGCCTGGGAAAGTTTCAGGCCTCAGAGCAGCCTTGAGGTCAATTACAG GCTCTACGAGGGGGGCGCCCTGCTGTACCGAGGGCCAGCGCTCAGCTATGCCTTCGCGGGCAGCGGGCCATGCCAGGAATACTGCTTTCAGCTCTGCCTTGAGGCCAGGGGCGACCGGGGGCCATGCAGCGATGTTACGGTGCTGCCCAGAGAAGAGCCGGTGCCCAGTTGCCCCTTGGACTTCCGTGTGACAGCTCGCATGGCCACCCAGTTAAAAGTGAGCTGGGCCCCTCCGGCTGAGCCCAGCGGCCCCATCAAACACTACACAGTGTATAGGGAGGAGACCCTGGTGGGCTCCACCCCAGAACTCAGCTGTGTTGTGGGTGGCTTGGCCCCTGCCGCGAGCTACCGGCTCAGCGTCTGCGCATGCACCAGCAAAGCCCAGGGAGAGAAGGCCACCCTGCTCACCAAGACCATGTCCCTGAGGGGCCATGCCCCGGAGAGGTTAACCCTCGTAGTGCTGGGGCGCAGCGAGATCTTTGTGACGTGGGATGTGCCCAAAGCGCCCCTGGGACGCTTCTTTAACTATGAGCTGTGCCTGAACGGGGAAGTGGTATACCTGGGCACAGCGCGCTCCTACATGGCCCGCCGGCTCAGGGCCAACACGGCCTACACCTGCACCGTCAGCGCCCTCACCAGTGCGGGACGCTGCGTCAGCCAGCCAGTCACCAAACGCACGCCCAGGGATGAGTACAGCGATCTCAGCAG GTGCCATTACCCCTCCCCAGGGAGCGGGCAGCCTGCCACAGCTTCAGCACCCAGCGAGACTCCAGAAATCCCTCAGGAGCCAGGAAGGGGCAGAGGCAACGCAGGGGAGTCGCTCAAACCTTCCCCTGCCAGGACGCCGAGAGCCCCTCTCCTGCTGAGCAGAAGGGCCAGTAAATGCTGGGAGATCAAGACCAGCGCGAACCCCGCTGCCACGCCCAG GAGAGAGCCTGCTCTGTCCTGCTCCAGACAGCCAAGCCAGGCAACGcgagctgccagccctgccaag GCTGCCCCACTTCCCAGGCAGCGGGCGCCTGATGCAAAGAGCCTCCCGAGGCAAACTGCACTTCGGCCCAGCGGGGAGAACAGCTCAGCCAAACCTGGGACGCCGAGCAAAACGCTCTTCCCAGAGGTACCAGCAATAtctgtgcag CTGGCAACAGTCCTCCCACTCGGGCACCCAGCTTGGCAGAGCTCACCCGGTCCGAGTGCTGTGCCCGTGTCCCTTCAGCTCAGCCGTGACCTAGAGCGGAGGAAACCCAGGCAGGCAGCCTCAGGCCAGCAGGGGCCGGGCTACGGGCACCCCCCTGTCCTGGAgagcttggggcaggagcagctcagGGCTCCACTGGGGAGCCAACTGCTCCGGGGGCTGCAGAGGCCAAAGCCACAAACAAG GACTGGCCGGGGTTGtagccggctcctgccagccaagACAACTGTGCCCCTGGGTGTATCTCACAAGGGAAACGCCAGCCTCCACCCTGCAGTGGTACCCACGAGAGCTCTCTGCCCACGGCGGCGGGATGGCTGCGGGAACGGAGCCGGGTTTAACGCTGAACAGACCAGGGAAGACGTAGCCTCGGGGAGAGGCCACCCCCGCCTGCCGCTGCTCTGCCTTTCAGATTGGCTGGCAGGGCTTAGCCGGCGGGCCCCACAGCATGGCAGCTGCCAGGGGCTGAGCGTATTGGAGCGGGAGAGGACCTGGAGGGCTCTGATGTCCAGATTCCCTGCAGGCCCCCGAAGCTTCCCGACTAACCCCCTCCCTGCGATGATCAGGAGGCCCTCTGGCCAGACACCCCAGGGGATGCTCCTCGGAGACCATCTGCTCACCCAAGCCCGTG